The following are from one region of the Arachis duranensis cultivar V14167 chromosome 10, aradu.V14167.gnm2.J7QH, whole genome shotgun sequence genome:
- the LOC107469200 gene encoding protein INCREASED RESISTANCE TO MYZUS PERSICAE 1 → MLVGKRGGQAATVIRRTTSMSGGMAIDIDRDDQEFMMIMPPHNNNSNDNTILHLHHHHHGDVGHGIIPHHDNDDDVIQHNNTPHFLRTCGLCKSPLTPAQDIYMYRGDTAFCSLECREEQMKQDGRKEKRKNNNMVVASASNKQDHHHHHRSSPKSEPTTTTTTPAAAAAACST, encoded by the exons ATGTTAGTGGGAAAGCGCGGTGGTCAAGCGGCGACGGTTATAAGGAGAACCACCAGCATGAGTGGCGGTATGGCCATCGACATAGACCGTGATGATCAGGAATTCATGATGATCATGCCACCTCATAACAACAATAGTAATGATAACACCATCCTCcaccttcatcatcatcatcatggtgATGTTGGTCATGGAATCATCCCTCAtcatgataatgatgatgatgtcatACAACACAACAATACTCCTCACTTTCTTCGGACTTGTGGCCTCTGTAAATCTCCTTTGACACCTGCTCAAGACATCTACATGTATAG GGGGGACACGGCATTTTGCAGTTTAGAGTGTAGAGAGGAGCAAATGAAACAAGACGgtagaaaagagaagaggaagaataatAATATGGTGGTGGCTTCTGCCTCTAACAAAcaggatcatcatcatcaccaccgTTCATCACCCAAAAGCGAAcccactactactactactactcccgCTGCTGCTGCGGCTGCTTGCTCTACTTGA